The Humulus lupulus chromosome 7, drHumLupu1.1, whole genome shotgun sequence region ACTAAAAGCTAATGCGTTCACATATGCTAAACATTGTGATAAATGCCAACATTTTGCATCGATACCCAGAGCTTCGCCAACTGAGTTGACAATGATGACCACCCCATGGCCATTTGAAGTATGGATAATGTTGGAGATTAGTCTTAATCAACCTTGGTTTTGTATTATAACTCAAATCATAAACAACAAGTAATCTAACTCTATAGGTAGATaatcacaaattacataaacacaaaagAATCAAAGTGTAGAATGaacctttcttgaagaacaacctttaaacacaaaatcacaaagctataattttatgtgaaacacaaaagtgacaaggcttgacacaaatatagatttgttgtccaaaaatctctattcctagccttctcatTAGAATTACTTGAAGCTACtataatggaatgagattgggattcacatgGCTTAAgccttcatacaagtcaagctttcttgatgaagatcttggagaaaactagtaatcttgaaagctagttTGAGAGACAGAGTtcattttagagagagagagagaggtgagtgataaaCTCAGCAATtaaaatgaaccctttaaatattacaggaacctcattagactcaaccaatgagattagagtattttaatttgaattttggagatAAAACACGTCATTGTACGGACACATATGAACGGCCCAGGCGACGTCTCACCTGGTCTATACAAATTTAGCCGTGTGACGCGTCGCGTCGCCTCCCAGAGGCAATGCATTGCCAATGCCTCTGTAATGATGCTCCAAATATTGTCTCAAAGCATGCCCAAGTGCTCTCAAAGTTTTTGGGtactaggggtgttcataaaaccgcccacGTCACACAACACCACACCACAATTTGTGGTTTGGAACCCTTCATGGTGCGGTTGTGGGTTGCATTTTTGCCAAACCGCACTGTGCGGTGCAATTTacgattttaaattttatatatgcggttcaaaccacaccgcaccgcatcattatatatattaacttttgtatatatttttttcaattttattacaCTTACAATTAATGTATAAAtaattatatagtataatatacataatatctagaaaaaaatataatattttataggatgctaacacatattctacttcaatctaaagatatttctacttaattaaaatctttaattctatattacattttttcattgttattagtttgttgtatttttattgttttactaAAAGTTTTTTAGCTTGCTGTACATTattaattataatgtttaattgttaaattatttggcaaTAGGTATAAACCGCCCACCCTACACCACACTGAACCACATTTTTCGGTGCAGTTTATGCAGTTTGAGGCCTATGCGGTGCGGTCctaaaaattagagaaaaactgTACCACCCGCACCACAAACACCCCTATTGGGTGctctcatatactccaaagaaacactttggacccaaaaatatgatttataaatgcctatagtgaaagtcaactctcacatgttgacttttgttaaattgttatggtttttgcacatcTTTGTGCCTAAcaaatttcactatgtatttaaccaatcacaacattcccctacttggttaaatacatcctcaattCTCTAGCCAAAAgacattagtgcataaagtaaagtacattttgggtttgaactttgccttagtgaaaacactacaaagcttctaccgaaatgctaaggtattcttaaaagattgaacccaatATTCCTAATGATAAGTACcggtaatgtctcacacacctctatctgattactcatgtatttcccaTTGTTCGTGCTTAGCAATTTTCATGGccttgtgcttgatccattcatgaaccatccagAGATAATACTACTACTCTCTTGAGAGGTGCCTCCatctctaggttcacataggtgaaattcttacatcatctttgctacctttagagatgcttgttgctcttcaactgaaCTTCAATAAAAGCCTATGGCTTAACTCTCATGctcagtagcaaccaacattaactcactcTTGACGGAACttttaagttgttaatgttgaaaTTATTCCCTTATCAATGATTTGATCTTACCaattgaactctacacttgatgtatacaaTTTTTGAGTTGGGTTGCAATCATTGGGAAATCTATTTATCAATGAGTTTTAGTCTCATTCCTTTATTGTGgaactaaccaaatctctcccaagaggtttggtaaacgGATATGCTAAGTTCTCATAagatttcacatatgaaattgatatgagactcttatcaatcaattccctcacataatcatgtcttagacttatatgtttAGACTTGTAACGAactaatttctcataatattatcgagaacacaacgttggatcataaacataaatattgctcatttatttaagaaaaatcataataagcaaagGGTTCACATGTctttactaaaataaaataaggttTGTAAAAGAAATTATTGAgcaaaatttgaataaaaataaaggtACTTAATGAAAATGCTTTCATAAATAAAAATTTAGGCCCTTGATCGTTTCCTCGACTATATGTTCCTTacgaatacatcactaagctcttaagtcccactcgccaccgaccattcttgtaacgccttggttaccccagaacagttacggtgaacggtggaccggaaatttgacccgctacccgagtcctttggtaaaaaacgtgctctaagtgtaattaacaggttaaggtgaaaaactaataaaaagggaatggaaattttcattacaaactgctctgtagagctaatcaaaacatttacaagttgttctcagtacaaaatagtcattactatttcaaatttacaatctcgccgacctaagcggcaaaatagggtaaaccccctagttcctctgagaacgccttggccgtggtggtcaagcggctgcatatgtacacatcaccacctaagctctccactcaaggctgggtgagcttttctttccctttacctgcaccacatagcacccatgagccaaggcacagcaagaaaagcataataaaacatgatataatatcaacaatgactgtaataatcattcaggatcaacagtccaaacaaataggtgacagttgcaaaagtcacaaatgtgggtacagccccctctagccatgtgacgttaagGCCACTCGAGCTTAACTGATAAGTAAACCTTTCGTAAGTTTAAccaggacaggtgtatggtgaatagtcaccaacataaccctcctcatgaccatagagtcataaccctggaacagcgttccctagccgtGTGACAGACAGTCACCGAGGCCATacgccctggctctgaataactggtcttagaccagacaaacgcttataagttcatcaaccttagggtcggtccagtgttaatgccttagagccattcaacactgatattgattatatctaatcttcatttggctcgatgttcatgatgctatgccatttctgactcttaggtcagtgtccctgactagtcagtacatatacagataatcaacattcactagcatttagtatgcaatccatgtccacatctatcaatcaacatgcctcaacagccaatacgcatgtcacatatacacatggtgcagtcttcttacctcaggttcgagccagaaatataataaggacgacccctgagaacgatcgatcttttagttccttagcggttacctaatcacaaccaatgataacctccattaatccacataaatagggtcttaacctaagcaccactctcgggacctcgaaacatgcccacatggtgagtagattcaatcccgggccttaaggagtgaaaccccaagtaaaaaacccttaaaaacactcaaaacgggacttagaaggaacagggtagcgctacagcgctcaacccctagcgccctagctctatactcagaaccaccaacatgccaaaaaccctcctgaggagcgctgtagcgccctagggtgggcgctatagcgctacctccagaccagcactgccctgaaccgaccttcttcaactccttcgattccaacctgcttcccaagcttccaaatcccattcttaatgccaaatgaacccaaaaaccatcctaacacatcccaaacatcacaagcatgggaaccctagccaaaactcccaacaaaaccaagaattcaccctagaaatctcagctgcaaaaccaaaccaaaacagggcaaaccagagaaatctatggttagaaacttacccaaagctcagcttatgacgctcttcaatggtggaactcttggggttttatgccctaattaaaacccaaattctttgtaatctcattttattatcaataaaagaatagaaatcattttttgacttggtcaatcgctttgctcacatgttttattttcatggttatttgtttaatataaacttctattaaatcccgagcatatagctaatcttatttatagtgacgtaatcacagtggaatataaatatgattatatgttcaaaataagttagtcttaagattagtcagtgcaccggatttacactgacttgccaatctacgatatgatctacttacacattacagtgttatgttctttccagaacattagcaaagtagataagatcggatgtatttgttacatcggacaggaccgatattgacagttgataagataagtaaacataccgttattatctattctagtcatatcatatagttgaccataggtcaattcaatctcaattctgagtggttagtattctaactgattgtattatttgagttctttgacttgttcgttaccagcttaccctacggactagcccatacttacatcttgggaactcggtagtataattgagtgggagtgttaatcatagatatgaacatctatagcttctgatgaagaagtgaaacgatggtttccttttagtttggttcaaggtgttaaatgatagagatctcatttcagtaattaaattagtttactgaaatatcatttacaaggaactaagtgttttaaggataaaatacaatgaagggtaaaacggtattttagtcctatctcattgtagaccgtctatagaggattgagtgacaattatggttgtaacaatggataattaatagcgtatttatatttgttatagagcgttctatgaattcaagagtgcaattccaagtctatagtggagtcacgaggaattaataagttagtaaatttatttgttagatttatgataacttattggagcttgatttcataggcccatggtccccattgtaccttggataaaatcatctagatagtctcaattaattgatttaatcatcaattagaattaccaaagttgaccaggtcaattttggatagtttcacagagttgtgtaattttgagaagaaaagagaaattatggcagatttattaattaaggtaaattggtatctaaattaataaataagtttaaatcaaggttcaaattataaataattaatttgataaaggatttaaataattatttaattaattaaatcaatagaaaataatacaggccttgattttaagtccaatgggggaaatttcacgggcctatagcccatgataatttcgacctagggcttcaaaatggctgttattttattgattttttaattaaattaaatggcctaattgagtctataaaaggagtgctcatagagaagtcaaaatagggtttttgataagtcagattttctgatagttttatattctctctaaacacaagtccttttctaagcctctttgttattttctcttcttctctctatatctatctcatgtgttgagaatttcccacactagtctaggtggttctaaggatacattggaagatcgtgaagaaaatagaagatcggttcagtttcttgataatactctgcgacagaaaggatacaagagttagagaaactgaagggaggactcttaattccgctgcgtatactgtaagtattatattatttgtttctctttgaattcagttttagaaacatgttttaggctatcttgtattaatatgtttaatattagatatacatgaaaataaataaagatcctgtataaacttTTTCCAacaggaacacactcccaaacttccaaggcttgcttcccaagcttgaatcctcaaaattggttcaaaaatcacaaagaaagttgaagagaagaaggtacgggagaactcttaagCATGCTTTGTTTTTCACTATCTTCTTTTAGCCAACACCaggtatatctatcctaggggtgaaatgtccattttacccctaggtcaattaatagtttctaaaggttcccaagggcatatttggtactttcctcctatctcgttaatcataattaatgctctccagttcccgctattctcaataatctcaaataccaataattcacatcccgttaccctttaatacccggtaacactctaatcattaaaaccacctcgagactcaacccaagccccgacacttaaacctgttgtgaccaaaccgctaatcaatattcaaagatcgtctcatgccgaatagctcgaatcgatccacattataatgtggtctcaacacatatcattgacatgcatacaattatacaattataccctcaacgggccaaattacgatcacacccctgtaattaaaatgtggacccacatgcatgcatttaacatcatattataatataattcacatatacatgcataatatcatttaacggcataattaagcaagtatggccctcccggcctactaatcccgccattaaaccacatcggagaattcggggcattacaattctaACCTCAATTATCTCcacaataatatcataatgagtggacttctaagcccagtaagaaaaatgcaaccaaacaaatcatataatcacatagtcataacaaccataccataagttcatacaagatttcataacaacgctaatttatactaatcatataagttcaaaatatatcctaggtcataggtcataatcattGGTCAAAtcataggttataataacaagaaaggtataagaaaaagataagtgcttatacaaggATGCCAATTAAGCCCCGGGCATCAACTTAGGTCTATCATACAAATTTGGCAACCTTGcctaccggacatcaacttaggtccgtcatacattTATGAACAGCTTAGGTTCAGTCACACTTATCTCTTTTTGTACTTGAAATGTTAGGATCATACAAATCACTTAATaagtcataaactaaactacctaattttccttaccttgagtgttgaaaaagagaataaaagagaTTGCTTGTGCTAATTAATCTTGCCCAAAACCTTATATATGTCATAAAAGATTTAAATTAGATATTTATAATCAGACTATACTTCCAAGAGTTttaaacctcataaagtcatacctttACCCTAGAACCAAAAGATTAATACTTCAAAATCCTGAGCTCTCACAACAGTGCCTATCTCCAACAATAATACCAAGAGCTCGAGAGCTATTTCGAAGTTGTGAGAAAATGAAGAGCATAAAAGGTCTATTTATAGGGTTAGAGTCCTAAATTCTCTCTTAATTCTACTCCAACTACTctcaaatttgaaatttaaataaaatataatcctAACCTCCAGAGAGAATATCTctacattatcttattaatatttttattaaataattgaagaATAATCTAACCATCGAACTACCTAAGAAAGAATCTCTCAACCTCTAGCTaccttccctttctctctctcttcctcgtCATCTCCCATTCTCTCTAAAATTATAGAGATAGAAAATTACCTTTCCTATAAATCTCGTAACTCCGAACCCACATATAGTACAATTAACATAACTGGAGTTGTATGAGTCTAATTTAGACAATCTTTGTATTGTtggaaagataattcaattatctacaactttctagaaatactatttttccgaAATGATAATATATCTAGGTCAAAAATAATCTGAAGTTACAGTACCCCAAAGTTACGATAATTCCATTTAATGATCTAATTCATGATAAAATAAcaatctaatccacaaatatcttaaccaactataACTGATTACAAGATTTAATTCTCTAGgctgatttcgaatttactaagcccaaactTTTATGGGGCTTTATGTAGACTCGAACCATTATCATaacaatttttaataatattgtagttaattattctTATGCAATCATCCCTTTTTCCACTAACAAGGctactaaaaaaaataacaaaatagtaGATAAAAACTCAGGTTTTACAATCTTCCCCCCTTAAAGAAAATtttatcctcgaaattttacttaccaaatacCTCGGGATAATGATCCTTCatatcttcctccaattcccatgttgtctctctttcagtgctattgctccacaagattttaactatagggatacttttggaccttaactccctAGTTCCTCGTTCTAGAATGCAGACTGACcattcttcataactgaaatcttgctTTCAACTCTAGAGCCTCGTAAtcaagcacatgggatggatctgatacatactttctcaacataaatACATGGAAAATGTTATgcatttcagctaatgatggcggtaagGCCAACTGATATGCTacttgccctactttgtccagTATCTCAAAAGTAGTTATAAAACTcgagcttaactttcctttctttctgaaacgcataatccccttcatcggagatactttgagaaagacttgatcacATACTGAAAACTCAACGTCTCGCCTCTTAGCATCGGTGTAGCTCTTCTAGCGACCTTGAGCGGCAATCATTCTTTGTCTAATCTTTTCTACTGCTTCTGTTGCTTCTCTTACAACTTCAGGTCCTAAATatcatctttcaccaacctcgtCCTAGTGAAGAGGTGATCGACACTTCCGTCTGtaaagcatctcataaggtgccatgccaatcttagcttgataactgttgttgtaagagaactctattaatggtagatacttgctccatgatccctACAAGTCTAATGCACATgccctcaacatatcttctaaaatttggaTGGTGCATTATgattgaccatcggtttgaggatgaaataCGGTACTTAGCTTCAACTTAGTTCCCATAGCACGCTATAGACTTTCCCAGAACTTTGAGGTGAAAATTGATCCTCTATTGGAGACTATTGTCTTTAGTAgtccatgtagtctcactatctccGCCACGTAAAGCTCTGTGTATTGCTCCACGTTGTAAACCATTCTTACTGGAAAGGAGTGAGTAGATTTTGTAAATCTGTCTataatcacccacacagagtcatgttgcttggtggtccttggtaatctcATCATGAAGTgcatcgctatatcttcccatttccattcgggaatctctaaCGATTGCAATGTTCCAGCGGGTCTCTGATGTtcggccttaacttgttgacatgtaaggcattttgctacaaattctgctatgtccttctttaATCCCAGCTActagtacattgtcttgacatcgttgtacatcttggtcgaccccAGATGAAGTGAATATGGAGTGGTGTGTGCTTCTTCCATAATATTATGTCTTAATTCACCTTTGCTTGGCACACACACTCGGTTTCTATATCGTAGTATGCCTTCCTTTGTCATTGAAAAGTCAACATTTTTTGAGCTTTGTAGTGCCGCCCTCTTATTAAGAAGAAACtcatcctcttgttgtttctccttaatTTCCTCCATCGGTGCTGACTTGATcatgaggtcagctagttgtacACTTATCAACTCAATTCCGGACTTCTTTATATCATTTTGTAAGGGTTGTGCAATCCCCCTAAGTGTTGATACACTTCCGTAACTTCGTCTACTAAGTGCATCTGCCATGACATTAGCCTTTCCcagatgatacagaatctcacaatcatagtccttaactAGCTCCAGCCAC contains the following coding sequences:
- the LOC133792283 gene encoding uncharacterized protein LOC133792283, with protein sequence MRQRRWLELVKDYDCEILYHLGKANVMADALSRRSYGSVSTLRGIAQPLQNDIKKSGIELISVQLADLMIKSAPMEEIKEKQQEDEFLLNKRAALQSSKNVDFSMTKEGILRYRNRVCVPSKGELRHNIMEEAHTTPYSLHLGSTKMYNDVKTMY